The region GACTCTCCTCCCTCCTTATATCCACTGTGCAGAGTGTCCAAGGGTCTCAAGCCAGGGGCTGGCAGAGAGATGTGCTCTCTGCTGGTCTCAATAGCTTTGTCACATCCCTTCCCCGGGCACAGTGATCCTATCGGCAGAAGCCCTGGCATCGCGGCGAGCAAGACAGGCCCAGCGACGGGCACAGCAAGCATCGATGCAGCTGAGTAAGGAGCAGAAAGAGCTAGTCCGGACACTCCTGGGGGCCCATGCTCGCCATGTGGGCACCATGTTTGACCAGTTTGTGCAGTTCAGGGTAAGCATCTATAGGATTCAAGATGAAATAAGACAAAAAGGGTGCCCAAGGAGGCTGGCCTGAGGGAGGGGACTGTGTGCCACGCCCTGATAGAGGACAGGACTTCTCCAGAACTCCAGCCGAGGCAGACTTCTCAGCCTGGAATCCTTCCAAGATAAAGCTGTTaggttagtcacttagtcgtgtctgactcttagtgaccccatggactgtagcccaccaggttctctgtccatgggatttcccaggcaagaatattggagttgtttgccatttcctccttcagagaatcttcccaacacagggatcaaacctgggtctcccatattgcaggcagagtctttaccatttgagccatcagaTAAAACTAGATACCTAGAAGAGACCCCTAGGACTGGGGCCTCTCACTCAGGCTCTGATCTCTGCAGCCACCAGCTCATCTGTTCATCCATCACCAGCGTTTGCCAACCCTGGTCCCCGTACTGCCCCTGCTCATGCATTTTGCAGATGTCAACACTTTCATGGTACAGCAAATCATCAAGTTCACCAAGGAACTGCCCCTTTTTCGGTATGTGACTCCTCCCCGTGCCTTTCAGGAAGAAATTGCTCTAGTAAATTATAATCCCACTccataaaaaacaacaacaaaaaaaaaacctcactaaCCAAACTAACCCATCCCTCAGCCCTTTGAAGTACCAGATCTTGAATTCTCAGCTTGGCTTTTAAGCATCGCATTAAGAACAGGGGGTTCCTCTCCCTCTCTGAAGTTCAGCCTAAAGTGCAGTTTTCCTGCTTCTTACAGGTCCTTGCCCATGGAGGACCAGATCTCCCTTCTCAAGGGAGCAGCTATAGAAATCTGTCAAATTGCACTTAACACCACTTTCTGTCTCCAAACACAAAACTTCCTCTGTGGGCCTCTTCGCTACACCATAGAAGATGCAGCACAAGGTAAGATGGTGCTCGGCAGTGGAGGGCATGCATTCCTTTGGTAGGGTATGTGGCGAGGTGACCCGCAGGCTCCTAAGCCTAGTATCTCCCACAGCGGGGTTCCAGGAAGAGTTTTTGGAGTTCACCTTTGGCTTCCATAGGACACTGCGCCGACTACAGCTCCGGGAGCCTGAGTATGTGCTCATGGCTGCAGTGGCCCTCTTCTCTCCTGGTGAGCATCCCCCAAAGCCCAGAAACTTCCATTCTGTCACCTCTGCCCAAACTCCCAGCTCCCTCAATCCATCCATCCAGGCCTTGTAGTCTTCAAACCTGTGGAGTGGGTCTATCCCAGTCTTGGCTCTCCAAGCCACCCACAACCTCCCATCTTATCCTTCCTCACTCCCTATCTTACAGACCGGCCTGGAATAACCTGCAGGGAGGAGATCGACCAGTTGCAAGAGGAGATGGCACTGACTCTGCAGAACTACATCCAAGGCCAGCAGCCGCGGCCCAGGGACCGGTATGGTGGGACTGGGCATGTGAAGGCTGGGTAAACTGAACTCAGGATGAGTACTTTCACTGTCCTTTCCTTTGGAACACCAGGGCCCCTGGGGATCTAGTCCTTCCCTCCCGTTTCACAGAGTTTCGGTATTCAAATGGCTCCTACTGCTGTTTCATCTCACTTTTTCCAGATCTTTTTATTCAGCAGAGATGCAAAGTGGTAGCTCACAGGCTCTGTGTAATAGCATTCCTGAGATTGATGACATCACCTCACCAAGCCAACCTCTCCAGACTAAAGCAACCTTATCAAGAGTCTTGTTCACTCTCTTggcccttcccctcctctccatTGGTCCAAATCCTTTAATTTTTCGTTCCCCTTGAAGTTATGGTCATTCAATTTCATGGTCAAAGCCAGTCCCTGGTTCCACAGTCCATGAGCTAaccaggctctggggcacactCCACTTCTGTGTTGCTTATTCCTGAATGTGCCAGTTTGATCAGAAGAGGGGTGCGTTATCATACCAAAGAACATACCCACTTTCCAGAACCTGCTCTACAAGGCcagatccacacagttgaagatcTGGCCAAGGCAGGGGTTTCTTCTCACTTGGCCCTCTGGGCTCTGGGTTCAAGAAAAACAGCATGGTGAGAGAAATCAGTGTCACATAGAGGCCCCTTTGGAACTTGATGTTCAGACCTAGCTTCACTGAGAGGCAATTCAGGGGGTCAGGGCCTCAGGACAAGACTCTTAGCTGCcttatttctctcctctttccctggtgACCACAAAGGTTTCTATATGCGAAGCTGCTGGGCCTGTTGGCTGATCTCCGAAGCATTCACGATGCATTTTGGTACCAAATCCAGAACATCCAGGGACTGTCCACCATGATGCCactgctccaggagatctgcaGCTGAGGCCCAGTCTacctccttccccagccccacctgGACACGTTGGACTGGAAAGGGGAGAATCCTGGGGCCAGAGACTGCAGACAGTAAACAGGGAGCCCATTGGTTGCAAAGAAAGATTAAAGCAGTAACTGCCTCTTCATGCAGTAACAGGGAGAGTGAGGGGTGCTGTGGGGACAAAGTTGTTCTCTGGAAGCACAGAagatggggaaggaggaagcCTCGGGGCTAAGAGGTAAAGAAGCTCCTTCTGGGAATAGGTGGGCCCCACTTTCTGAGGTCAAAGATTTAGCCCTTCAGTCCTTCTTTTCCCAGTTTGGGAAACTCTGGGATGGAACACAGGATGGGGAGTGAATCCCATGCAGATTTTTCTGCTCTGAAGAGAAAGAGGCTAGGAGCTTTAATCCACAGAGAAATAGAGGAGGTGGGAGTGAGGAGAGAAAGTTCAGCCAGACATACCCCTTAATTCTTCTCCCCTAGTCCAGAGCCATAAGAGCATGGGAAGATGATACTGGACTGATGGCAGAGGTGGGAGACTCAAACCACTGCCTCAGCAGCTGCCCCTGTGGCAGCTTCAGTTCTGAGGAGGGTGTGGTCCTGTCCCCACTCTGCTCTTGGGACCCAGAGGTCACCCAGCAAGATGGGCTCTGGAGAGGGCTCTGGCCCCAGGACACCTGACTCGGAGGCTCCAACTGTTGTGTGGGCTGGCTCTGGAGTGACCTCAGCCCACAGTGATGCTAAAGCCACAGTGGAATCTGTTGCGCCAGTGATTAAGGAAGGCTCCGAGGGCAAGGGTGACAGGCAGGGGGGGCATCTTCTTCTCCAGCACAGCACCCACACACCAGTTACTATCCACCAAGCCTGTTGGGGAAGAGAATACACACTATGTTATTTCACAGGGCTGGGAAAAAGGGGTCATCGGATTTAAGGCGGCGCTTCCCTCCCACTGCCCGCCCCAATCCCTCAGCACTTTGGAATATCACCTGAACAGCCCTCACCTCTAAATACCATGTTGGCCTGGGGCAGAGTCAGGTGGTAACCAAAGGAGAAGGTTGTGTCTTGTAGCCTTGTGTTTGCTTCAAACTCCACTCCAACCTGAACCTGAGAACGGTGGGCAAGGATGGGAGACGGATCTGTCTCAGTGAAGACGAGAGGAGTCCTGACAGGGGACTGGCAGAATGAAGGCACGCATGAAATGTATACATAGTGTGGGCATGAAAATCAGCAGGCCAGCAGGGCCTGTGGGGGTCTGCAGGGACTTGTTGGGGGCAGCGGATGGGGTCAGTAGACTAACCTGTTCATTTGCCCTGTGGTAATAACTTGCATGGGCCCCACCTGATCCCACATTCAACGTAGCTACCCAGTGTACGGCTATGAAAACCAAAGTACAAGAGAAAAAGACCGTTACTGCAACAGAACACAGGCCAGAACCTCCAGCCAAGTCCAGAATGGCCCTCCCCCTCACTGTTCTTCCTCACCCCATACCCGAGTACTTCCCAGCCAGTGTCAGGATGGCCCCCTCTTCGCCTGGCCGCCGGTGATAAACTAGCTCTCCTCCCAGCACCAGTCGATGAGTGAGGCTCTGCAGGAAGTGAGCGACCATGATCActgtgggggagtggggagacCCGGAGTCAGTCATAGAGATAGGCCTGCTCTCTCATTCCCAACGGCCCCCGCCCCAGCCTGCCCCAGAGTTTCTTCCCTAATCCCTGAACTGTACAGACAATGTAGAGGCATAGTCAACATCAGCAGGTGGGTGGCCAAGACCGAAAGAAGCCTGTACCCATTCCTCACCTGATTCCCCAATCAGGTCCGGATTTCCTAGGGTCAGAGTGGCTGTGTAGTCATCTCCCCGATACTCGCCATCAAACTGCCAGGTCAGGAACTTGGCCTGCTGCGTCTAGATAGGGAGAGCAAGAAGTAAAATCTCCCTCTCTCTTTGCAATCACTGCTGCCTCTACTCCTCTCCCTCAGCCACCAGGGCAGAACActcgaggaggagaaagaggaaatgcTTCAGTGGATGAAGGCAGGAACCGCAGTCACCTGAAAGACAGCCTTGGCTCGGAGCCGCTCTGCCAAGAGGAGCAGGACCTGGGCGTTGAGGCTGCCACTGCTGTCCATATCGCCCACCACAGTGGGGAACACCTGTTGAAGAGTGTCCACAGTCAGTAACACGGAGCAGAGGGGCCCCACTCAGCCGCAATCCAAATGTAGGATTTCTTTAACAGTACGCAGCACCCCCTAGTGGAATCACAAAGACAAACTCTCAACTCATCACACAGATCCCCCACCTTCTCCCATTCAGAAGAAACACAGAGGACATCCCCTGCCCATTCTTCCCCATGACCAAcacatttcctcctcctctaGGCCTGAGTCCCAGCTGGGCTTGGGCGGAGGTAACCCAGGGGAGTGGAGCGCTCACCTCAGTGGGACTAAGCTGCCAGTCGCCTGCATAGGCCGCATGAAGATGATAGCCGGGCAAGCCCAGAGCGCTCATGTGCACAGTGTGAGCCACCTGAGGAAAGAgaaatcaatgcaggagacagcacTCCTGCCCCATTTCAACCCCCCATCCTACCCTTCATCTATTCCCCATCCGGCAGGTCTTTACGAAACCCAAACATTCCAACCTATACAGGGGGTCACCGGATTAAAAGCAACAAGTCCCACAGGCAAAGGAAGTCAAAAGGGCCCCATATCCCTCCTCTTTTGTCCCATATAGCCTGGCTAAGGGGGAgcacaaaaggaaaggagaagatcCAGGGACAGGCAGGGAGGAATAGTAAGGAGGGGCCAGAGAAGTGGGAGCACCTGGAAATGGCTGCTCAGAACCTTGTTGACAACGAGCTTCACTCCCTCCATCTGTGCTGGGAATACAtctgaagggaggggagggggaagggaaggaataAGCAGACGAGGAACCCCTACCCCACGAAGCAGTCTCCCCTTTCAATCCCACAGAAGTGCTTCGGAGGAACTGACCTCCTCTCAAGTCCTGCAACAGGAAATGCTCCACTCCATGCGGGTGCCTGATCCTCCCTGAGGCTGCATGCCCCAGCTGCGATCTCCCCTTTTCTGCTCCCGTCACCGACACCCAGCACTCAAGACCCCGCCCTTCTCTGCCCCTTCAACGTGAGCCGCCCAAACGCCTCGGGTGTCTGCTCACCTTTGCATAGCCGGTGCAGCTCATCAAAGCTCCCAGGGTTGGGGAGAGGCTCCTCTCGACGGGGGCTCCGGCGGGGCAGAGCCCCCATAGGTGCCAGGCCCAGTGTGTTCCCCATTTCAGAAGAGAGGTCAGGGAGGGGCCGGGGTTCGCCTGGGAAAGGACGCTGTTGCTCCCTCTACCCTCCACGGGCCCCACCCCCCATTATCCGGCTCCCCAGCCCCAGAAGCTTCCACATAGTCCGACGCTAGACCTGGAACGGGAAAAGTGGGGGGGGAGGGCACCGGTGGGGAGCTTGAACCCCAGGCACACTCCCGTTTCATCTTTAATCCCGCTGTCACCCTTGTAACCTCCCCCACTCTCTAATCCTAGTCTCCACCACAGACTTTACCCGGCCTCCCAGTCTTTTTGCTCTTCACCCCTGGGCCCTATGGCGACGCTTGCAATAAGGCAATAACCCTTACCTTCTCAGACCATCATGCCGCCCCTTTCCCCCAGGCACACCCCGGTCATCTTGATGGGGGCAGCCATCTTGAGTGATGGCACAACTGCGGCTTCACGCTGCATCCCCAGCGTGGTCACGGACGCCATCTTGGAACCGGGCGACAAAAAAGATTTCAGAGACCCAACCCTCCTTGATTGGGCTCCGcccaatggatttttaaaaaaaagaaagaaaaagaaaagctgccGAGCATTGGCCAATAGGAGAGGATAACGCAAAAGAGTGGCCGACCTTACGTCCGGAGAGCTCCAACCCCGGCACTGCGGGGACAGGCTGTACTTGATTGGTTAGATCCTTAGATCTACTCGAATAGATGGCGTTAAATTGCCCTGCCTCTCCAAGGTCGGGAAAAACCTTTTAACGAGCAAGACACTAGAGGGAGCATCTTGGGGCCTGAGTCACTGAAGTTCCCTCCACTGTGTAGCCTGGAGACATATAGCCTGTGAAACGTGGCCCAGGGAAGACTGAATACTTCTTTCGAACAGTGATTCATACCTCTCCTAagggccccgcccccacccagacCCTTACGAACCCTTGGGGACTCCTCTTCGCAGTCTTTCCCAGTACACAGTACACCCTCAAATGAATTCCACTCATAGGTACAGCTCTCCGTAGGAAACGGGACTCACCCTCCCTCCTGGATGTCCAAACCTTTTAAAGTTCACCCTCTTGTCCGCTCTGTAGAAAGGGAATGGGTGTGAGAGTTTGGGGTAGAGGAGCAGGGGCTGCAACCTGAGTTCCAGCAGTAGTCCCTGAAACACCTGACCTCTGAAGTTGATCCTTCCTTCCCTGGTTccctaggaaagaaagaaagtggaaagGTTCCCTAGGCAGAGTTGGCAAATAAAATCGAGAAATATAGGCTCCTGCCCTCAAATGCGCTCCGCTCCAAAGCCAGGGACAAATCAGTGGAGCGCCCTTTCAAGCACTAAGTGCTCCACAGGGGAATAGTTGAAGATAGAATAAAATTTCTTAGGCTCTGGTCGCCTCCCCTACGAGCTCTCACATCACCACTCCCATCTCTTAGGAAGAGGTCAAAGGATGAAAGATACAAATACTTGTGATATCTATTTAGCTGATTTCACCCAAATGCCTTGGGCCTGGGGAATGCATCTCTGTCCTCCCTCATAATCAGGACAGGGACAAGGGCCAGGACCTTGGTCGGAGGGATGTTATGGCCCCTGCTGACTCATATTGACTGACCACTGCCTAGAACTGATAAGGGGATCGAATGCCCAGAGACCTTCAACCTTTATCCTGCCAGAGCACTCCAATGATGGGGggttgggggatggggagggggtgtggggtgAGCAGCAGCTCCtttctgaatttgttttattGGGGGTGGGCTGTGCTTGCTGATCTGCACTCAGGAAGGGCATTCTGGTTCTAGTGTTTTCTCCCCCATCTCATTCATTACACATTAACTCAAAAAAGTACAGAGTCAATCACACCTGGCCTCTGACCCTGATCCTTATTCTCCTAACCCGTCTTCCCCTCACCCCTGtccctgattttttattttatcgcCTCTCTTCTGTTCCCCGATACCTCTCTGCCACATTTCAGTGAATGGGGGTAGGGTTGGGAGATGAAATTTACCCATAATGGTACAAAGATACCAAAGGCTGAGGTCATTAGATCTGATACACCAAAGTTTTCcaggaaaaaacagaagaaaaccccAAAAATCCTGCTTACTGCAGGATTCAGATCCAAGGACTACTGCTCCCAGGCCCCAAAGGAATGAATCTTGAACAGGACTAAAATGTATCCCCTTGGCATCCATTAAGGCCCTGCCTCCGACCCCATCACCAGGCGTCTCCCATATGCCGGCCTCTCCTCCCCCCACTTCTCTAACTTGTTTACTCCATCATAGTCCCTGCCCCACTGGACTCCTCCAAAGTCCTTA is a window of Muntiacus reevesi chromosome 1, mMunRee1.1, whole genome shotgun sequence DNA encoding:
- the NR1I3 gene encoding nuclear receptor subfamily 1 group I member 3 isoform X2, with amino-acid sequence MASGEAEPRNCAVCGDRATGYHFHALTCEGCKGFFRRTVNKSTSLTCPFAGSCEVNKVQRRHCPACRLQKCLDAGMKKDMILSAEALASRRARQAQRRAQQASMQLSKEQKELVRTLLGAHARHVGTMFDQFVQFRPPAHLFIHHQRLPTLVPVLPLLMHFADVNTFMVQQIIKFTKELPLFRSLPMEDQISLLKGAAIEICQIALNTTFCLQTQNFLCGPLRYTIEDAAQAGFQEEFLEFTFGFHRTLRRLQLREPEYVLMAAVALFSPDRPGITCREEIDQLQEEMALTLQNYIQGQQPRPRDRFLYAKLLGLLADLRSIHDAFWYQIQNIQGLSTMMPLLQEICS
- the NR1I3 gene encoding nuclear receptor subfamily 1 group I member 3 isoform X1, which encodes MASGEAEPRNCAVCGDRATGYHFHALTCEGCKGFFRRTVNKSTSLTCPFAGSCEVNKVQRRHCPACRLQKCLDAGMKKDMILSAEALASRRARQAQRRAQQASMQLSKEQKELVRTLLGAHARHVGTMFDQFVQFRPPAHLFIHHQRLPTLVPVLPLLMHFADVNTFMVQQIIKFTKELPLFRSLPMEDQISLLKGAAIEICQIALNTTFCLQTQNFLCGPLRYTIEDAAQAGFQEEFLEFTFGFHRTLRRLQLREPEYVLMAAVALFSPDRPGITCREEIDQLQEEMALTLQNYIQGQQPRPRDRYGGTGHVKAG
- the TOMM40L gene encoding mitochondrial import receptor subunit TOM40B isoform X1, whose translation is MGNTLGLAPMGALPRRSPRREEPLPNPGSFDELHRLCKDVFPAQMEGVKLVVNKVLSSHFQVAHTVHMSALGLPGYHLHAAYAGDWQLSPTEVFPTVVGDMDSSGSLNAQVLLLLAERLRAKAVFQTQQAKFLTWQFDGEYRGDDYTATLTLGNPDLIGESVIMVAHFLQSLTHRLVLGGELVYHRRPGEEGAILTLAGKYSAVHWVATLNVGSGGAHASYYHRANEQVQVGVEFEANTRLQDTTFSFGYHLTLPQANMVFRGLVDSNWCVGAVLEKKMPPLPVTLALGAFLNHWRNRFHCGFSITVG
- the TOMM40L gene encoding mitochondrial import receptor subunit TOM40B isoform X2, which gives rise to MSCTGYAKVAHTVHMSALGLPGYHLHAAYAGDWQLSPTEVFPTVVGDMDSSGSLNAQVLLLLAERLRAKAVFQTQQAKFLTWQFDGEYRGDDYTATLTLGNPDLIGESVIMVAHFLQSLTHRLVLGGELVYHRRPGEEGAILTLAGKYSAVHWVATLNVGSGGAHASYYHRANEQVQVGVEFEANTRLQDTTFSFGYHLTLPQANMVFRGLVDSNWCVGAVLEKKMPPLPVTLALGAFLNHWRNRFHCGFSITVG